One genomic segment of Agromyces intestinalis includes these proteins:
- a CDS encoding L-lactate dehydrogenase encodes MTEHKGSKVAVIGAGAVGTSIAYASLIRGSAREVALYDIAAEKVEAEVLDLAHGTQFTGASVTGGADPVVLEGSDLVVVTAGAKQQPGQTRMELAGTNIRILEQLLPQIQQRAPEATIMLVTNPVDVLTVAAHQITGLPSGRVFGSGTVLDTSRLRWLLGRRLGVGTASVHADIVGEHGDTEFALWSTAMIGPVPLLEWEGPNQLSSGDLDEIAAEVRDAAYRVIAGKGATNYAIGLAVARIVEAVLDDEQVVMPVSTVLDDYRGISGVALSVPCLVGAQGPTPVVGTSFSYAEDQKLRASAHAIRATLASVGAGA; translated from the coding sequence GTGACGGAACACAAGGGTTCGAAGGTCGCGGTCATCGGCGCCGGAGCGGTCGGCACGAGCATCGCCTACGCCTCGCTCATCCGCGGGTCGGCGCGCGAGGTCGCGTTGTACGACATCGCGGCCGAGAAGGTCGAGGCGGAGGTGCTCGACCTCGCGCACGGCACGCAGTTCACCGGGGCATCCGTCACGGGCGGAGCCGACCCAGTCGTCCTCGAAGGCAGCGACCTCGTCGTCGTCACGGCGGGCGCGAAGCAGCAACCCGGCCAGACCCGAATGGAGCTCGCCGGCACGAACATCCGCATCCTCGAACAGCTGCTGCCGCAGATCCAGCAGCGGGCGCCCGAGGCCACCATCATGCTCGTCACCAACCCGGTCGACGTGCTCACCGTCGCGGCCCACCAGATCACCGGGCTGCCGAGCGGCCGCGTGTTCGGCTCGGGCACCGTGCTCGACACGTCGCGACTGCGGTGGCTGCTCGGGCGCCGACTCGGGGTCGGCACCGCGAGCGTGCACGCCGACATCGTGGGCGAGCACGGCGACACCGAGTTCGCGCTGTGGTCGACTGCCATGATCGGCCCGGTGCCGCTGCTCGAATGGGAGGGGCCGAACCAGCTCTCGAGCGGCGACCTCGACGAGATCGCCGCCGAGGTGCGCGACGCGGCCTACCGGGTGATCGCCGGCAAAGGCGCGACGAACTACGCGATCGGGCTCGCCGTCGCCCGCATCGTCGAGGCGGTGCTCGACGATGAGCAGGTCGTGATGCCGGTCTCGACGGTGCTCGACGATTACCGCGGCATCTCGGGCGTCGCGCTCAGTGTGCCGTGCCTGGTCGGCGCGCAGGGGCCGACCCCGGTCGTCGGCACGTCGTTCTCGTACGCCGAAGACCAGAAGCTGCGCGCGTCGGCGCACGCGATCCGCGCGACGCTCGCGTCGGTCGGCGCTGGCGCCTGA
- a CDS encoding YciI family protein, producing MSKYMLIMRADETGVRAYEQIPFEQVIEAMGRYNEQMMNAGVLIAGEGLSDASEGFVVDFSGEEPLVTDGPYGEIRELFNGFWIIEVASKEEAAEWASRAPLGPGAYLEVRRVNGPEDFPQDNEWIQKEEGWREEQAERAAKG from the coding sequence ATGTCGAAGTACATGCTCATCATGCGCGCTGACGAGACCGGCGTGCGGGCGTACGAGCAGATCCCGTTCGAGCAGGTCATCGAGGCGATGGGCCGCTACAACGAGCAGATGATGAACGCGGGCGTGCTGATCGCCGGCGAGGGGCTGAGCGACGCGAGCGAGGGCTTCGTCGTCGACTTCTCGGGCGAGGAGCCGCTCGTCACCGACGGACCCTACGGCGAGATCAGGGAGCTGTTCAACGGCTTCTGGATCATCGAGGTCGCCTCGAAGGAGGAGGCGGCCGAGTGGGCGTCGCGCGCTCCGCTCGGGCCCGGCGCCTACCTCGAGGTGCGCCGCGTCAACGGCCCCGAGGACTTCCCCCAGGACAACGAGTGGATCCAGAAGGAAGAGGGCTGGCGCGAGGAGCAGGCCGAGCGGGCGGCCAAGGGCTGA
- a CDS encoding RNA polymerase sigma factor, with protein sequence MTDVTGARRADASSSGSTDDQAARRAVAAVWRIESARIVATLTRLTRDFGLAEDLAQEALAEALEQWPSTGVPRNPGAWLTAVAKRRAIDGWRRRERYDERLAAIAHDLEAEQHQATDAPPWDPDRIDDDVLRLVFTACHPVLSREAQVALTLRVVGGLTTDEVARAFLVPTSTVQQRIVRAKKTLAAADVPFEVPERDEFAARLAGVLAVVYLVFTEGHAATSGDEWMRPDLAREAMRLGRVLAALVPDEPEAQGLVALMELTAARFPARTDASGQPIPLDAQDRARWDRTLIAHGRAALARASALAERRGTGRGAYALQATIAECHAVAPSVDATDWPRIVAAYDGLARLAPSPVVALNRAVAVSMAPEPEGGASAALAIVDDLAGDRRLAASHLLPSVRGELLARLGRDDEARAEFERAAQLAQNARERAVLLAKAASRGS encoded by the coding sequence ATGACGGATGTCACGGGCGCGCGCCGCGCGGATGCCTCATCGTCGGGATCGACCGACGACCAGGCCGCGCGGCGCGCCGTCGCGGCGGTGTGGCGCATCGAGTCGGCGCGCATCGTCGCGACGCTCACCCGGTTGACGCGTGACTTCGGCCTGGCCGAGGACTTGGCGCAGGAGGCGCTCGCCGAGGCGCTCGAGCAATGGCCGTCGACCGGCGTGCCCCGCAACCCCGGTGCCTGGCTGACCGCGGTCGCCAAGCGCCGCGCAATCGACGGCTGGCGCCGTCGCGAGCGCTACGACGAACGGCTCGCCGCGATCGCGCACGACCTCGAGGCCGAACAGCACCAGGCGACGGATGCCCCTCCGTGGGATCCCGATCGCATCGACGACGACGTGCTGCGGCTGGTGTTCACGGCGTGCCATCCGGTGCTGTCGCGCGAGGCGCAGGTCGCGCTCACGCTCCGTGTCGTCGGCGGACTCACGACCGACGAGGTGGCACGGGCGTTCCTGGTGCCCACGTCGACCGTGCAGCAGCGCATCGTGCGCGCGAAGAAGACCCTGGCGGCCGCGGACGTGCCGTTCGAGGTGCCCGAGCGCGACGAGTTCGCGGCCCGGCTCGCGGGCGTGCTCGCCGTGGTGTACCTCGTCTTCACCGAGGGGCACGCCGCGACGAGCGGCGACGAGTGGATGCGCCCCGACCTCGCCCGCGAGGCGATGCGGCTCGGCCGGGTGCTCGCGGCGCTCGTGCCCGACGAGCCCGAGGCGCAGGGTCTCGTCGCGCTGATGGAGCTCACCGCGGCGCGGTTCCCGGCCCGAACGGATGCCTCGGGGCAGCCGATCCCGCTCGACGCCCAGGACCGCGCCCGATGGGACCGCACGCTCATCGCCCACGGCCGCGCGGCGCTCGCCCGCGCGAGCGCCCTCGCCGAGCGACGCGGCACCGGACGGGGCGCGTACGCGCTGCAGGCGACGATCGCCGAGTGCCACGCGGTCGCGCCATCGGTCGACGCGACCGATTGGCCGCGCATCGTCGCGGCGTACGACGGGCTGGCGCGGCTCGCGCCGTCACCGGTCGTCGCGCTGAACCGCGCGGTCGCGGTGTCGATGGCGCCCGAGCCCGAGGGCGGAGCGTCGGCGGCGCTGGCGATCGTCGACGACCTCGCGGGCGATCGCCGGCTCGCGGCATCCCACTTGCTGCCGAGCGTGCGCGGCGAGCTGCTCGCCCGCCTCGGCCGCGACGACGAGGCCCGCGCCGAGTTCGAGCGCGCCGCGCAGCTCGCGCAGAACGCCCGCGAGCGCGCGGTGCTGCTCGCCAAGGCCGCGTCCCGGGGCTCCTGA
- a CDS encoding Bax inhibitor-1/YccA family protein, with the protein MALDNPAFSRNEAFSRQGAVATAQDMSAQDLKELFDQPATLPDREVMTYDDAVMKSALSFGLLLVGAAIGWFTAATLPGLWIGAGIVGFVLALVNIFKKEPSPALILAYAGVQGIFLGAISAWYEAAFGGGIVGQAVIATLVVVGVTLALFASGKIRASKKATKVFLIAMVGYLVFSLVNIGLIIFGATDDPWGLRGADIAGIPLGLIIGVLVVIMAAYSLVLDFDFIQQGVRNRAPKKYSWTGAFGIMVTVIWLYLEILRMLAIARD; encoded by the coding sequence ATGGCACTCGACAACCCCGCCTTCTCACGCAACGAGGCGTTCTCGAGGCAGGGCGCCGTGGCCACCGCGCAGGACATGTCCGCGCAGGACCTGAAAGAGCTGTTCGACCAGCCCGCCACGCTTCCCGACCGCGAGGTCATGACCTACGACGACGCCGTGATGAAGTCGGCGCTCTCCTTCGGGCTGCTGCTCGTCGGCGCGGCGATCGGCTGGTTCACGGCCGCGACGCTTCCCGGGCTCTGGATCGGCGCCGGCATCGTCGGCTTCGTGCTGGCGCTCGTCAACATCTTCAAGAAAGAGCCGTCGCCCGCGCTGATCCTCGCGTACGCGGGTGTGCAGGGCATCTTCCTCGGCGCGATCTCGGCCTGGTACGAGGCGGCGTTCGGCGGCGGCATCGTCGGCCAGGCGGTCATCGCCACGCTGGTGGTCGTCGGCGTGACGCTCGCGCTGTTCGCATCGGGCAAGATCCGAGCGTCGAAGAAGGCGACCAAGGTCTTCCTCATCGCGATGGTCGGGTACCTCGTGTTCTCGCTCGTGAACATCGGCCTCATCATCTTCGGTGCGACCGACGACCCGTGGGGCCTGCGCGGCGCCGACATCGCCGGCATTCCGCTGGGCCTGATCATCGGCGTGCTCGTGGTGATCATGGCCGCGTACTCGCTGGTGCTCGACTTCGACTTCATCCAGCAGGGCGTGCGCAACCGCGCCCCCAAGAAGTACAGCTGGACGGGCGCCTTCGGCATCATGGTCACCGTCATCTGGCTCTACCTCGAGATCCTGCGGATGCTCGCGATCGCGCGCGACTAG
- a CDS encoding glycerophosphodiester phosphodiesterase family protein: protein MERDHAEHPLVIGHRGAPGYRPEHTRSSYELAFALGADAVEPDLVATRDGVIVLRHENEISGTTDVATRAEFQSRRTTRVIDGVELTGWFTEDFTWAELATLRARERLGPLRQASASFDGRYPLMRLRDLFEVIERASEEQGRMLRMVAEFKHVTYFDGLGLPLDELFAAELDAAGWGRGDERLIMEAFEPTVLDRLRDLGVRGQRVFLIEGTGAPADLVAAAAPGAEPALPYDMFATEAGLLGLAGRFDGVSVGKARLVGPMPRRRSGVDGVLTGAELVDAAHGAGLAVFTWTLRPENRFLAPASRRGSVRAAWGDWAGEFGDVIDTGVDGVFVDHPDLGVIAREESQA from the coding sequence ATGGAGCGCGACCATGCGGAGCATCCGCTCGTCATCGGGCATCGCGGCGCGCCGGGGTACCGGCCCGAGCACACGCGTTCGAGCTACGAGCTGGCGTTCGCGCTCGGCGCCGACGCGGTCGAGCCCGACCTGGTCGCCACGCGCGACGGCGTGATCGTGCTTCGGCACGAGAACGAGATCTCGGGCACCACGGATGTCGCGACCCGCGCCGAGTTCCAGAGCCGCCGCACGACGCGCGTGATCGACGGCGTCGAGTTGACGGGCTGGTTCACCGAGGACTTCACGTGGGCCGAGCTCGCGACGCTGCGCGCACGCGAGCGTCTCGGCCCGCTGCGCCAGGCGAGCGCGTCGTTCGACGGGCGATACCCCCTCATGCGGTTGCGCGACCTGTTCGAGGTGATCGAGCGGGCGTCCGAGGAGCAGGGGCGGATGCTCCGCATGGTCGCCGAGTTCAAGCACGTGACCTACTTCGACGGTCTGGGCCTGCCGCTCGACGAGCTGTTCGCGGCCGAGCTCGATGCGGCCGGGTGGGGCCGCGGCGATGAGCGGCTCATCATGGAGGCATTCGAGCCGACCGTGCTCGACCGTCTTCGCGATCTGGGAGTCCGCGGGCAGCGGGTGTTCCTCATCGAGGGCACGGGCGCGCCGGCCGACCTCGTCGCTGCGGCCGCGCCGGGCGCCGAGCCCGCTCTGCCGTACGACATGTTCGCGACCGAGGCCGGGCTGCTCGGCTTGGCCGGCCGGTTCGACGGGGTGAGCGTGGGCAAGGCACGGCTCGTCGGTCCGATGCCGCGACGCAGGTCGGGCGTCGACGGCGTGCTCACCGGTGCTGAACTCGTCGATGCCGCGCACGGCGCCGGGCTCGCGGTGTTCACCTGGACGCTGCGGCCCGAGAACCGGTTCCTCGCGCCGGCGAGCCGTCGCGGTTCGGTGCGTGCGGCGTGGGGCGACTGGGCGGGGGAGTTCGGCGACGTCATCGACACCGGCGTCGACGGGGTGTTCGTCGACCATCCCGACCTCGGCGTCATCGCCCGCGAGGAGTCGCAGGCCTAG
- a CDS encoding pyruvate kinase, protein MDHDAITALLGEIRALRASMLDAELRAAWRIDRVRERHRASARNLVHYVELRRHDLGDIQTGLARLALSSLGRAESDVLGSVDRLIRVLSAIAGEGAYEPDASGEASGGDARSELDDNAERIFGPPRPKRRTRIMVTMPREAATDADLVRTMAERGMDVARINCAHDGPEAWSAMIDRLRAAGRATGRPVVVTMDLAGPKLRTGEFEADAATLRVHVGDTIRLVPDDVPQPVGPGPEHLVGCTLPEVFADVRPGHRVWFDDGKIGGVATEASEASVTVRIDRAAPDGTKLRAQKGINLPDSELRVSALTDDDLAALAFVDAHADAVSLSFVRTPDDVRALSDRLARDDLDLILKIETVAAFRALPQILLEAMRWEDVGVMIARGDLAVEAGFERMGELQEEILWLCEAGHVPVIWATQVLDTLAKTGVPSRAEVTDAAMGERAECVMLNKGPYIVDAITTLDDILTRMQRHARKKRSLLRRLKSWDLAGDAPAALPG, encoded by the coding sequence ATGGACCACGACGCCATCACCGCACTGCTCGGCGAGATCCGCGCGCTGCGCGCCTCGATGCTCGACGCCGAGCTCCGCGCCGCGTGGCGCATCGACCGCGTGCGCGAGCGCCACCGGGCGAGTGCGCGAAATCTCGTGCACTACGTCGAGCTGCGCCGCCACGACCTCGGCGACATCCAGACCGGGCTCGCTCGGCTCGCGCTCAGCTCGCTCGGCCGCGCCGAGTCCGACGTGCTCGGCTCGGTCGACCGGCTCATCCGGGTGCTCTCGGCCATCGCGGGCGAGGGCGCCTACGAGCCGGATGCCTCGGGCGAGGCATCCGGCGGCGACGCGCGCTCCGAACTCGACGACAACGCCGAGCGCATCTTCGGCCCGCCCCGCCCGAAGCGACGCACCCGCATCATGGTGACCATGCCGCGCGAGGCGGCGACCGATGCCGACCTCGTCCGCACGATGGCCGAACGCGGCATGGACGTGGCACGCATCAACTGCGCGCACGACGGCCCCGAGGCGTGGTCGGCGATGATCGACCGCCTGCGCGCGGCCGGGCGGGCGACCGGTCGACCCGTCGTCGTGACGATGGACCTCGCGGGGCCCAAGCTGCGCACGGGCGAGTTCGAGGCGGACGCGGCGACGCTGCGCGTGCATGTCGGCGACACCATCCGGCTGGTGCCCGACGATGTGCCGCAGCCCGTCGGCCCCGGCCCCGAGCACCTCGTCGGGTGCACGCTGCCCGAGGTGTTCGCCGACGTTCGGCCGGGCCACCGGGTGTGGTTCGACGACGGCAAGATCGGCGGCGTCGCGACCGAGGCATCCGAAGCATCCGTCACCGTGCGCATCGACCGGGCCGCTCCCGATGGAACCAAGCTGCGCGCGCAGAAGGGCATCAACCTGCCCGACAGCGAGCTGCGGGTGAGCGCGCTCACCGACGACGACCTCGCCGCGCTCGCGTTCGTCGACGCGCACGCCGACGCGGTCTCGCTGTCGTTCGTGCGCACGCCCGACGACGTGCGCGCCCTCAGCGACCGCCTGGCCCGCGACGACCTCGACCTCATCCTGAAGATCGAGACCGTGGCCGCGTTCCGCGCGCTGCCGCAGATCCTGCTCGAGGCGATGCGGTGGGAGGACGTCGGGGTCATGATCGCCCGCGGCGACCTCGCCGTCGAGGCCGGGTTCGAGCGCATGGGCGAACTGCAGGAGGAGATCCTCTGGCTCTGCGAGGCCGGGCACGTACCCGTCATCTGGGCGACGCAGGTGCTCGACACGCTCGCGAAGACCGGCGTGCCGTCGCGTGCCGAGGTCACCGACGCCGCGATGGGCGAGCGCGCCGAGTGCGTGATGCTCAACAAGGGCCCCTACATCGTCGACGCCATCACGACCCTCGATGACATCCTCACCCGCATGCAGCGCCACGCCCGGAAGAAGCGCAGCCTGCTGCGACGACTGAAATCGTGGGACCTCGCGGGCGACGCGCCCGCTGCGCTGCCTGGCTAG
- a CDS encoding ChbG/HpnK family deacetylase, translated as MTRRLVLTADDLGRDGPTSAAIAELAAEGAITATTAIVVSPFARGAVDAVRAAGLEPRLHATLSSERGVPPWHPLTSGRSLGDADDASLPEDARRVGERAEPDEVAAELAAQLDRLRALGARPAAIDSHAGTLYGLTGRSFLPEALALCAREGLGLRLPRSLAPYLAAGGGRPTEVSAEVAHAHARAVEAADASGVPIPDAMITNRRDASDLGGYPALFDEARRMLADLPEGTSELFLHPAPGGAVAGDAGIVRSWELRLLRDPAFLAAIHAEGFELVAGWGS; from the coding sequence GTGACGCGTCGCCTCGTGCTCACGGCCGACGACCTCGGCCGGGACGGGCCGACGAGCGCCGCGATCGCCGAGCTCGCCGCCGAGGGGGCGATCACCGCCACGACCGCGATCGTGGTCTCGCCGTTCGCCCGCGGAGCGGTCGACGCGGTGCGCGCCGCGGGCCTCGAACCGCGCCTGCACGCCACCCTGTCGAGCGAGCGCGGCGTGCCCCCGTGGCATCCGCTCACCTCCGGCCGCTCGCTCGGCGACGCCGACGACGCATCCCTGCCCGAGGACGCCCGGCGGGTGGGCGAGCGCGCCGAGCCCGACGAGGTCGCGGCCGAACTCGCCGCGCAGCTCGACCGGCTGCGCGCGCTCGGTGCCCGGCCCGCGGCGATCGACTCGCACGCGGGCACCCTGTACGGCCTCACCGGGCGCTCGTTCCTGCCCGAGGCGCTCGCGCTGTGCGCGCGCGAGGGGCTCGGGTTGCGACTGCCGCGTTCGCTCGCGCCGTACCTCGCCGCAGGCGGCGGGCGCCCCACCGAGGTCTCCGCGGAGGTCGCGCACGCCCACGCCCGCGCCGTCGAAGCGGCGGATGCCTCGGGCGTGCCGATCCCCGACGCAATGATCACCAACCGCCGCGACGCCAGCGACCTCGGCGGCTATCCCGCCCTGTTCGACGAGGCACGCCGGATGCTCGCCGACCTGCCCGAGGGCACGAGCGAGCTGTTCCTGCATCCCGCGCCCGGCGGCGCGGTCGCGGGCGACGCGGGCATCGTGCGCTCGTGGGAGCTTCGGCTGCTGCGCGATCCCGCCTTCCTCGCCGCGATCCACGCCGAGGGGTTCGAGCTCGTAGCGGGCTGGGGATCCTGA
- a CDS encoding MFS transporter, producing MPDPIAPSASPSAPPAARATPPWRYAIGMFGTSIPINMIKGSMILFYVDILGLDVRVYGAVMVVYAVVDAIDNPVLGYLSDRTRTRFGRRRPWLVVGAPLLAASMIAFFSAPTSLDGLGLVIWFAVFAILCEAFDSMLNANYGALLPELFPQERRRAVANSLRQGFQLAALVISLAVTPLLTTKVFGTEETTTGFTITAIIYGAIAVAVILFMAFSAKENPRYSTTERPRFFRTIGAILANPRFWTIGVAGACYGSAMALVLAGLQLYVRYSLGLPVSDALFLQAAVILVSVLGLIGWTRVVRRKGAAFTWRLAFVLLAASFVPLFFANSLLTAILAGALVGVGYSGMLATNDLIVARVLDDDARRHGEHREGLFLSAFGFFGRLNAIVTGLALASLGVFFGYWSGDDPGTAPDLAFRVFLCVYPFVLTVIGAVLARFIRVPDGLDERRADTSTDLAETAARAAEEVDG from the coding sequence ATGCCCGATCCCATCGCCCCGTCAGCGTCCCCGTCCGCTCCGCCCGCTGCCCGTGCCACCCCGCCGTGGCGGTACGCGATCGGCATGTTCGGCACCTCGATCCCGATCAACATGATCAAGGGGTCGATGATCCTCTTCTACGTCGACATCCTCGGCCTCGACGTCCGCGTCTACGGCGCGGTGATGGTCGTCTACGCGGTGGTCGATGCGATCGACAACCCGGTGCTCGGGTACCTCTCCGACCGCACCCGCACGCGGTTCGGTCGCCGCCGGCCGTGGCTCGTCGTCGGGGCGCCGTTGCTCGCGGCATCCATGATCGCGTTCTTCTCGGCGCCGACCTCGCTCGACGGGCTCGGACTCGTGATCTGGTTCGCCGTGTTCGCGATCCTCTGCGAGGCGTTCGACTCCATGCTGAACGCGAACTACGGCGCTCTGCTGCCCGAGCTGTTCCCGCAGGAGCGGCGACGCGCGGTCGCCAACTCGCTGCGGCAGGGGTTCCAGTTGGCCGCCCTCGTCATCTCGCTCGCGGTGACGCCGCTGCTGACCACCAAGGTGTTCGGCACCGAGGAGACGACCACCGGATTCACCATCACCGCGATCATCTACGGCGCGATCGCGGTAGCGGTCATCCTCTTCATGGCCTTCAGCGCGAAGGAGAACCCGCGGTACTCGACCACCGAGCGGCCGAGGTTCTTCCGCACGATCGGGGCGATCCTCGCGAACCCGAGGTTCTGGACCATCGGCGTCGCGGGCGCCTGCTACGGGTCGGCCATGGCGCTCGTGCTCGCGGGGCTGCAGCTCTACGTACGGTACTCGCTGGGGCTGCCCGTCTCGGACGCACTCTTCCTCCAGGCCGCGGTGATCCTCGTCTCGGTGCTCGGACTCATCGGCTGGACGCGGGTCGTGCGCCGCAAGGGCGCAGCCTTCACCTGGCGGCTCGCGTTCGTGCTGCTCGCCGCAAGCTTCGTGCCGCTGTTCTTCGCGAACAGCCTGCTCACCGCGATCCTGGCGGGCGCGCTCGTGGGCGTCGGATACTCGGGCATGCTCGCGACGAACGACCTCATCGTCGCGCGCGTGCTCGACGACGACGCGCGCCGCCATGGCGAGCACCGCGAGGGACTGTTCCTCTCGGCGTTCGGGTTCTTCGGCCGGCTCAACGCGATCGTCACCGGCCTCGCCCTCGCCTCGCTCGGCGTGTTCTTCGGGTATTGGTCGGGCGACGACCCCGGCACGGCGCCCGACCTCGCGTTCCGCGTGTTCCTCTGCGTCTACCCGTTCGTGCTCACGGTGATCGGCGCGGTGCTCGCCCGGTTCATCCGGGTGCCCGACGGACTCGACGAACGGCGCGCCGACACGAGCACCGACCTCGCCGAGACCGCGGCCCGCGCCGCCGAGGAGGTCGACGGGTGA
- a CDS encoding ATP-dependent helicase, whose product MTLILDPDDPAGWREADAPASSGASGSHLTDGLNPQQREAVEYRGPALLIVAGAGSGKTRVLTHRIAHLIETREAWPSQILAITFTNKAAAEMRERVQALLGEGASGMWISTFHSACVRILRREAESLGMSSTFTIYDSADTRTMLKRIIKELDADTMGFTPAGAQAKISKLKNELSDADTYARNANLNDPQEAVFCEIFRQYSRRLRDQHALDFDDLIAETVYLFRAFPKVAALYQRRFRHILVDEYQDTNHAQYALIRELTRPVEREVVDELDAHGILVRGLTDDHGEIPGASLTVVGDSDQSIYAFRGADIRNIVEFERDFPGAKVVLLEQNYRSTQNILSAANAVIQNNFDRKDKKLWTADGDGEKIVGYTGYTAHDEAQFIADEIEALHRAGVAYRDIAVFYRTNAQTRALEEIFVRSALPYRVVGGTKFYERAEIKDAMAYLAAVANPLDELALRRILNTPKRGIGPATETAIAQFAEQNEISFRQAMRSAAELGLGPKVRGAIGGLADVLDQAAAMLVPSQRGLDEGTNEGAAKVSDVLVYLLEASGLIAALRNSRDPQDETRAENVEELVAQTRDFDRENPGATLVDFLTQVSLVAAADELDDASGTVSLMTLHTAKGLEYHAVFLTGLEEGLLPHQMSATEPGGPAEERRLFYVGITRARKRLYLSLAMSRAQFGEVAVAMPSRYLQEIPEHLVDWKQSPGMATSRGGTQPRALNARRPGSGPGGAWGTRDRDLERFSVTRSAATKTEWANKVTANVRDNGDLTLDSGDRIRHADFGEGTVNQVTGEGSKRIAHVAFDRVGAKKLLIKIAPIEKL is encoded by the coding sequence ATGACGCTGATCCTCGACCCCGACGACCCGGCCGGCTGGCGCGAGGCCGACGCCCCCGCTTCCTCCGGCGCCTCCGGCTCGCATCTGACCGACGGGCTCAACCCGCAGCAGCGCGAAGCCGTCGAGTACCGCGGCCCGGCGCTGCTCATCGTCGCGGGCGCGGGCTCGGGCAAGACCCGGGTGCTCACCCACCGCATCGCGCACCTCATCGAGACGCGCGAGGCGTGGCCGAGCCAGATCCTCGCGATCACGTTCACGAACAAGGCCGCGGCCGAGATGCGCGAGCGCGTGCAGGCGTTGCTCGGCGAGGGCGCGTCGGGCATGTGGATCTCGACGTTCCACTCGGCGTGCGTGCGCATCCTGCGGCGCGAGGCCGAGTCGCTCGGCATGTCGTCGACGTTCACGATCTACGACTCGGCCGACACCCGCACGATGCTCAAGCGCATCATCAAAGAGCTCGACGCCGACACCATGGGGTTCACGCCCGCCGGTGCGCAGGCGAAGATCTCGAAGCTGAAGAACGAGCTGAGCGACGCCGACACCTATGCGCGCAATGCGAACCTCAACGACCCGCAAGAAGCGGTGTTCTGCGAGATCTTCCGGCAGTACTCGCGGCGCCTGCGCGATCAGCACGCGCTCGACTTCGACGACCTGATCGCCGAGACGGTCTACCTGTTCCGGGCGTTCCCGAAGGTCGCGGCGCTCTACCAGCGCCGGTTCCGGCACATCCTCGTCGACGAGTACCAAGACACCAACCACGCCCAGTACGCGCTCATCCGCGAGCTCACCCGCCCGGTCGAGCGCGAGGTCGTCGATGAGCTCGACGCGCACGGCATCCTCGTGCGCGGCCTCACCGACGACCACGGTGAGATCCCCGGGGCGTCGCTCACGGTCGTCGGCGACAGCGACCAGTCGATCTACGCCTTCCGCGGCGCCGACATCCGCAACATCGTCGAGTTCGAGCGCGACTTCCCGGGTGCGAAGGTCGTGCTGCTCGAGCAGAACTACCGGTCGACGCAGAACATCCTCTCGGCGGCGAACGCGGTCATCCAGAACAACTTCGACCGCAAGGACAAGAAGCTGTGGACGGCCGACGGCGACGGCGAGAAGATCGTCGGCTACACCGGGTACACCGCCCACGACGAGGCGCAGTTCATCGCCGACGAGATCGAGGCGCTGCACCGCGCCGGCGTCGCGTACCGCGACATCGCGGTGTTCTACCGCACCAACGCGCAGACCCGTGCGCTGGAAGAGATCTTCGTGCGGTCGGCGCTGCCGTACCGGGTGGTCGGCGGCACCAAGTTCTACGAGCGCGCCGAGATCAAGGACGCGATGGCGTACCTGGCGGCGGTCGCCAATCCGCTCGACGAGCTCGCGCTGCGTCGCATTCTGAACACCCCCAAGCGCGGTATCGGGCCGGCTACCGAGACCGCGATCGCGCAGTTCGCCGAGCAGAACGAGATCTCGTTCCGCCAGGCGATGCGCTCGGCGGCCGAGCTCGGGCTCGGGCCGAAGGTCCGTGGGGCGATCGGCGGGCTCGCCGACGTGCTCGACCAGGCGGCGGCGATGCTGGTGCCGTCGCAGCGCGGGCTCGACGAGGGCACCAACGAGGGCGCCGCCAAGGTCAGCGACGTGCTCGTGTACTTGCTCGAGGCATCCGGGCTGATCGCAGCGCTGCGCAACAGCCGCGACCCGCAAGACGAGACCCGCGCCGAGAACGTGGAGGAGCTCGTGGCGCAGACCCGCGACTTCGACCGCGAGAACCCGGGTGCGACGCTGGTCGACTTCCTCACCCAGGTGTCGCTCGTGGCGGCCGCCGACGAACTCGACGACGCATCCGGAACCGTGTCGCTCATGACCCTGCACACCGCGAAGGGCCTCGAGTACCACGCGGTGTTCCTCACCGGGCTCGAAGAAGGGCTGCTGCCGCACCAGATGTCGGCGACCGAGCCGGGCGGCCCCGCCGAAGAACGTCGACTCTTCTACGTCGGCATCACGCGGGCACGCAAGCGCCTCTACCTCAGCCTCGCGATGAGCCGCGCGCAGTTCGGCGAGGTCGCCGTCGCGATGCCGAGTCGCTACCTCCAAGAGATCCCCGAGCACCTCGTCGACTGGAAGCAGTCGCCGGGGATGGCGACGAGCCGCGGCGGCACCCAGCCGCGCGCCCTGAACGCCCGCCGTCCCGGCAGCGGGCCGGGCGGTGCGTGGGGCACGCGCGACCGCGACCTCGAACGGTTCAGCGTCACGCGGTCGGCCGCGACGAAGACCGAGTGGGCGAACAAGGTCACCGCGAACGTGCGCGACAACGGCGACCTCACCCTCGACTCGGGCGACCGCATCCGGCACGCCGACTTCGGCGAGGGCACCGTGAACCAGGTCACCGGCGAGGGTTCCAAGCGCATCGCGCACGTCGCGTTCGACCGGGTCGGCGCGAAGAAGCTGCTCATCAAGATCGCCCCCATCGAGAAGCTGTAG